A genome region from Bradyrhizobium commune includes the following:
- a CDS encoding SRPBCC family protein codes for MMEAATETRSVVIEREFAFPPERLWRALTQPHLIEEWLMKNDFKPEVGHRFNLRGEWGGVLDCEVLAIEPQRSLAYTWNFTHEDAAYDLKSVVTFTLTPQGAGTRLRVEQAGFRPSQKQAYGGAHAGWKQFFAKLDELLARAD; via the coding sequence ATGATGGAAGCCGCAACTGAAACACGATCCGTGGTCATCGAGCGCGAATTTGCGTTTCCGCCGGAGCGGCTGTGGCGCGCGCTGACGCAGCCGCATCTGATCGAGGAATGGCTGATGAAGAACGACTTCAAGCCGGAGGTCGGTCATCGCTTCAATCTGCGCGGCGAGTGGGGCGGCGTGCTGGACTGCGAGGTGCTTGCCATCGAGCCGCAGCGATCGCTCGCCTATACCTGGAATTTCACGCATGAGGACGCGGCCTACGATCTCAAAAGCGTGGTGACGTTCACGCTTACCCCGCAAGGGGCCGGCACGCGTCTGCGCGTCGAGCAAGCGGGCTTCCGCCCCAGCCAGAAGCAGGCCTATGGCGGCGCCCATGCCGGCTGGAAGCAGTTTTTTGCCAAGCTGGATGAGCTGCTGGCGCGAGCCGACTAG